In Bradyrhizobium manausense, the sequence GCTTGGTGATGTGCCAGAGCACCGACCATCGATAGTCGCGATCGAGCGCGCCGCGCGTGTATCCGGTGATGCCGCCGGCGAGCAACGTGTCGTGGTAGAGATTGAGCAGGGAGCGTTCAAGCGCCTGCCTCCGCTCGGGATACCATTGCATCGCCATCATATAGGCGAGGTCGTTGGTCGGGACATTGACGTCCCACAGGTCGAAATCGAAGATGCGCACGGTATCGGCAGTGCCGGCGCGGGGCAGCAGGAAATTCCAGGTATGAGCATCACCATGGGTGACGCTGAGATGACGGCGCGAATGGTATCGCTCGGACAGGCGTGCCGATTGGTCGATGAGCCGACGAAAGAGAATGCGTCGTTCCTCGCTGAGGCGGTCGCCGAGCAGATCGGCGAACCGGTCGTAATGGCCGGCAAAAGTCTCCATGTGCTGCGCGCTGTCTTCAGGGCTTGCCCAGGTGCCGATGGTGTCGCCGAGATCGGGGTGGTCCCACCAGGCCGCATGCCAACGCGCGAGCGTGGTGACGATCGCGAATGTCTGCTCGCGGGACGGCGGCAACGGCCAATGAGTCGCGATCTCATGACTGTCGGTGAGGTCCTCGAGCAGGAGATGCCAATTGGGCGCCTCCTCGTCGAAACGTCCGTCGAAACAGCGCGGCACCAACCCCCGCGGCATGTTCGGTGCCAGCTTCGCGTAGAAGGTCACCTCGTGCCGGCCGCCATTGGCGAGCGTCTTGGCAAAGTCGGCATGCGGCGTCTTGAAGATCAGCGATTGCGGCGCGCCAGAGGATTCGCCGACATAGCGCAGGCCGAGCCTGACGATGTGCGACACGACGGTATCGCGCTCGTGCAGCACCTTCACCTCGCGCACCGCACCGGCGTCCAGCGCGCCGGCCTTGCGCAGCGCAGCCGTGAGGTAACCGGGCTCAGCGACCGCCGGCAGTTGTGAGGTTGTCATGAATCGCGCCCCCCGGTGCCGCAGCCATACTGCATGATCACCCGGGCAAGCGCTACACCCTCCCGCTCGTCGTCCCGGACAAGCGAAGCGCAGATCCGGGACCCATACTCCGCAGCAATGGTCTGGCGAAGATAGGCCATGACCATCTCGCCAAACAATGACTGCTGCGGCGTATGGGTCCCGGCTTTCGCCGGGACGACACCGGGTCACACGTCGAAGAACACCGTCTCGTTGTCGCCCTGCAGGCGCAGGTCGAGCTTGTAGACGGCCTTGCCGGCTTCGCGCACCGCGGTCAGCGTGGCGCGGCGGTCGGCGGGCACCAGCGCCAGCACGGGATCGGCGGCGTTGCCGGCCTCGTCGCTGAAATAGATGCGGGTATAGAGATGCCGCAGCATGCCGCGCGCGAAGACCGCGAGAACGATGTGCGGTGCCTGCGGCTTGCCGTCGGGGTCAGGCACGACGCCCGGCTTGACGGTGTCGAAGGAATAATTTCCGTCCTTGTCGGTGCCGCAGCGGGCGAAGCCGCGGAAGCTGGCGTTCGGCAATGAACGCTTGTCCTGCGGATCGGCGTAGCGACCCTGCGCGTCGGCCTGCCAGATCTCCAGCATGGCGTCAGGCACGAGGGCACCGTCGCCGTCGAACACCCGGCCTTCGATGCGGACGCGGTCGCCGGAAACATCCGGCGTCAGGGTCGAGTTGGTGAACGCGTCGTTCCAGGCGTATTCGCCTGATGGCGTCATGCCGTATTTGAAGAACGGACCGACGGTCTGCGACGGCGTGATCCCATCGGGCTTCACAGAATCCTGCACGTTACTTGGTCTCCATGGGGGTGGCGTTCTGGCCGCGCAGCACGATGTCGAAGCGGTAGCACAGCGCCCATTCGGGCTTGGTATTCTCGAGATCGAACGACGAGACCATGCGCATCCGCGCCTTCTCGTCCGGGACCGAGTTGAAAATCGGATCGAACGGGAACAGCGGGTCGCCCGGGAAATACATCTGCGTCACCAGGCGGGTGACGAAGGAATGACCGAACACAGAGAGATGGATGTGGGCAGGGCGCCACGCATTGTGGTGATTGCCCCAGGGATAGGCGCCGGGCTTGATGGTGACGAAGCGATAATAGCCGGAGGCGTCGCTCTGGGTGCGGCCCGCGCCGGTGAAATTGGGATCGAGCGGCGCCGGATGCTGGTCGCGGACGTGGATGTAGCGGCCGCAGGCATTGGCCTGCCATATCTCGACGAGGGAGTCCGGCACGCCGCGGCCATCCTCGTCGCGGACATGGCCGTGCACGATGATGCGCTCGCCGAGCGGCTCGCCGTTGTGCTGGGTGGTGAGGTCGCTGTCGCCCTCACGCACGGTCTCATGGCCATAGACCGGGCCGGTCAGTTCCGACAGCGTGTGACGCATCGGGATCAAGGGCTTGTTCGGGGCGCGCTTGATCGAGCTCTTGTATTCGGGCGACAGCGGCAGCGGGTGCGCCTTGTTGCTGCCTGTGGGATAGATGAAGGTCATTGCCGAACTCCTCCCCGGCCATCCTGGTGCAGCCGGACAACATTTGCGCCAATCATTATAGAATATAACTAATCTAGGGAAGCGGGTTTAGCGCGCTTCCCGCACCCGGTATTTGGGCAAGCAGTCCTATTTGATCGGCGCACGCGGCAGCACGGCCTCGCCGGCTTCGAGGCGGTAGATGTGGTCGAGCGAATACCAGGGCACCGAGACGTCATTCGCGGCCGGATGCGGCGTCTCGTGGCGCACGAACTTGCCGATCAGGGCTTGTGTCACGCCGAACTGCACGTCGCTGTCGATATGGGGGTCGTTGGGATCGTAGACCTGCGAGATCAGCACCTTGAAGCCGGGCTTGAAGATCAGCGCGTGCAGATGCGCGGGACGATAGGGGTGGCGGCTTTGTGCTTTCAGCAGTCGGCCGACGACACCATCGGTCGGAATGGGATAGCCGATCATCATCACCGAGCGGAAAGCGAAGCGCCCGTCGGCATCCGTCGTGAACTTGCCGCGCAGGTTCATGTCGGCCTGCTCCGGGTCCTGGTTCTCGTAGAGGCCCACCGGCGAGGCGTGCCAGACATCGACCTCCGCACCGGCAACGGGACGGCCGTCTCTGTCGACGACGCGGCCGTTGACGAAGAGCGGCGCGCCCGGGGTCTGCGAGCGGACGATCGATCCGCCATTCTCCACCCGCGGCGAGTTCAGCCGCCAGAACGGCCCGAGCAGCGATTGATCGGTTTCGGTATTGCCCTGGTCGCCATTGTTGAGCAGGCACACAAGCGGCGAGACGCCGAGCGAGCCCGCCATCAGCACGACTTCGTTGTGCGTGTCGGTGGTCAGCTTGCCGAGTTCGGCAATGATTGCGGTAGCGTCGCGGAATTCCTTCTCGGTCAGGCGCACGTCACGGACGAAGCCGTGCAGATGCTTGACCAGAGAGATCATGATCTGCCGCATCCGCGGATCGGACGTCCGCTCCATCACCGCAAGTGCGGCGGCCGTGACGTCCTGCTCGCGCTCGATGATCATGCACGGCCCTCGAAAGCCCCTCTCCCACAACGGGGAGAGGGAGAGGAGAAGGCTTAATTCAGCTTCTCGATCGCGACGGCAACGCCCTGGCCGACGCCGACGCACATGGTCGCGAGTGCCAGCTTGCCGCCGCGCTTTTCCATGCCGTGCACGGCGGTGAGCGCGAGGCGCGCGCCGCTCATGCCGAGGGGATGGCCGAGCGCAATGGCGCCGCCATGCGGATTGACGAAATCGGCGTCATCGGCGACGCCGAGCTGGCGCATGCAGGCGATGCCCTGCGACGCGAAAGCTTCGTTGAGCTCGATCAGGTCGAAATCGGTGATCTTCTTGCCCAGCCGCTCCATCAGCTTGCGGGTCGCGGGCACCGGGCCGATGCCCATGATGCGCGGCGGCACGCCGGCCGAGGCGAGACCGAGGATGCGCGCGCGGGGCGTCAGGCCATGCTTCTTCACGGCCGCTTCGGACGCGAGGATCATCGCGGCAGCGCCGTCATTGACGCCGGACGCATTGCCGGCCGTCACGGTGCCGGGATTGCGCACGATCGGCCTCAGCTTTGCCAGACCTTCCAGCGTGGTCTCGGGGCGCGGATGCTCGTCCTTGTCGACGGTGATGGGACCGGCCTTGCCGCCGGGAATGGTGATCGGGATGATCTCTTCGGCGAAATAACCGGCGGCGATCGCCTTGCCCGCGCGCTGCTGCGACCGGATCGCGAAAGCATCCTGGTCGGCCCGCGAGACCTGGAATTCCTCGGCGACGTTCTCGCCGGTCTCCGGCATCGCGTCGACGCCATACTGCGCCTTCAGCAGCGGATTGATGAACCGCCAGCCGATCGTGGTGTCGAAAACTTCAGCGGAGCGCGAGAATGCCTCCTGCGCCTTGCCCATCACGAACGGCGCGCGGGTCATGGATTCGACGCCGCCGGCAATCGCGAGCTCGATCTCGCCGGAACGGATGGCGCGACCGGCCGCACCGACCGCGTCGAGGCCGGAGGCGCAGAGCCGGTTGAGGGTCTGACCTGGAACCGAATCCGGGAGGCCCGCAAGCAGCAGCGCCATGCGCGCGACGTTGCGGTTGTCCTCGCCGGCCTGGTTGGCGCAGCCGAAGAAGACTTCGTCGACCTGCGCCCAATCGAGATTCGGATGCTTTGCCATCAGCGCCTTGATCGGGGCCGCCGCGAGGTCGTCGGCACGCACCTTGGCGAGAGAGCCGCCGAAACGGCCGATCGGGGTCCGCACGGCATCACAGATAAAGACATCACGCATCGTTGTTCTCCCTGAATGCCGCGGTTCGGCGGAAATTCTTCAATGTCGGCGGAGTTTTAGGAGGGCGCCCGCAGCAGGTCAATTGACGGTTTCTTGCGTGTTCCGAAGGGCCAGCACGCCGCCAGCGCATGCCGCGGTGCGGACAACGTGGAAAACCCTCCCTGCCCGGCCAAAGCGATAGGAGCAGCAAGCGAAATTTTGTAGGTTGCCCAGCCTTGAAGCGCGGTCAGGACCGCGCTCCAAGATTCTTGGTTTGACGCGTTTTCTTCACGCGAACCGGTACCCACTTCACTCGAAAACGCTCTCATGACCATGCAACAGCCCATCCCCGTACCGCCACCCGACGATACGCCCGCGCCGCAGGCGGAAGCCGCCGCGCGCGTCACGCCGATGATGGAACAGTATCTGGAGATCAAGGCAGCGCATCAGGGCCTGCTGCTGTTCTACCGGATGGGCGATTTCTACGAGCTATTCTTCGAAGACGCAGAGATCGCGTCCAAAACGCTCGGCATCGTCCTGACCAAGCGCGGCAAGCATCAGGGCAACGATATCCCGATGTGCGGCGTGCCGGTGGAGCGCTCCGAGGATTATCTGCACCGCTTGATCAGCGCCGGGCACCGGGTTGCGGTATGCGAGCAGACCGAGGATCCCGCTGCTGCGAAAGCGCGCGGCAACAAAAGCGTCGTGCGCCGTGGCGTGGTGCGGCTGGTCACGCCGGGTACGCTGACCGAGGACACGCTGCTCGATGCGCGCGCCAATAATTACCTGCTGGCGATCGCGCGGGCGCGTTCGTCGGCCGGCGGCGATCGCTTCGGGCTTGCCTGGATCGACATCTCGACTGCCGAATTCACGGTGACGGAATGCTCTCACGGCGAGCTCGCCGCGACGCTGGCGCGCATCAACCCGAACGAAGCCATCGTCACCGACGCGCTTTATAGCGACAACGAGCTCGGCCAGACCTTGCGCGAGCTGCCGGCCGTGACGCCGGTGACGCGCGACGTCTTCGACGGCGCCACCGCCGAAAAGCGCCTCTGCGACTACTTTGCCGTCGCGACCATGGACGGGCTGGCGCAGCTGACGCGGCTGGAAGCCACAGCTGCGGCCGCCGCCGTCACCTATGTCGACCGCACCCAGGTCGGCAAGCATCCGCCGCTGTCGCCGCCCGCACGCGAAGCCTCCGGCGCGACCATGGCAATTGATCCCGCCACCCGCGCCAATCTCGAACTGACGCGCACGCTTGCGGGCGAACGCCGCGGCTCGCTGCTCGATGCGATCGACTGCACCGTGACCTCGGCGGGCTCGCGCCTGCTGGCACAGCGGCTGGCGGCGCCGTTGACCGATGCGCCCGCGATCGCCCGGCGGCTCGATGCCGTCAGCGCCTTCGTCGCGGATTCAGCCACGCGCGAGGACATCCGCAGCATCCTGCGCGGCGCGCCCGACATGTCGCGGGCGCTCGCCCGTCTGTCGGTCGGCCGCGGCGGCCCCCGCGACCTCGCTGGCCTGCGCGACGGGATCATCGCCGCCGATCAGGTGCTGGGCCGGCTTGCCGAGCTCGACCAGCCGCCGCAGGAGATCGCCGCCGTGATGGCGGCACTGCAAAGGCCGTCACGCGAGCTGGCCGAGGAATTTGCCACTGCGCTCGACGATCAGCTGCCCCTGATCAAACGCGACGGCGGCTTCGTTCGCGCCGGCTACGAACCGGCGCTCGACGAAGCACGCAACCTGCGCGACGCCTCGCGCCTGGTCGTGGCATCGATGCAGGCGCGCTACGCCGACGATGCCGGCGTCAAGGGCCTCAAGATCCGCCACAACAACGTGCTCGGCTATTTCGTCGAGGTCACCGCGCAGCACGGCGACAAGCTGATGACGGCACCGCTGAACGCGACCTTCATCCATCGCCAGACGCTGGCGGGCCAGGTGCGCTTCACCACGTCCGAACTCGGCGAGATCGAAGCCAAGATCGCCAATGCCGGTGACCGCGCGCTCGGCCTCGAGCTCGAAATCTTCGAGCGGCTCTGCGCCAAGGCGATCGAGATCAGCGACGATCTGCGGGCCGCCGCGCAGGGTTTTGCGCTGCTCGACGTCGCGACGTCGCTCGCAAAGCTCGCGGTCGACGACAATTATGTGCGGCCGGACGTGGATGATTCCCTCGGCTTTGCGATCGAGGCCGGCCGCCATCCCGTGGTCGAGCAAGCGTTGAAGCGCAATGGCGAGCCGTTCATCGCCAATGCCTGCGATCTCTCACCTGGCCCTGCGCAAAAATCCGGCCAGCTCTGGCTGCTCACCGGCCCCAACATGGCCGGTAAATCGACCTTCCTGCGTCAGAACGCGCTGATTGCGCTGCTCGCACAGATCGGCAGCTTCGTGCCGGCGACGCGCGCGCGGATCGGCATCATCGACCGCCTGTTCTCGCGCGTCGGCGCCGCCGACGATCTCGCGCGCGGCCGCTCCACCTTCATGGTGGAGATGGTCGAGACCGCGGCGATCCTCAATCAGGCCGGCGAGCGCGCGCTGGTGATCCTCGACGAGATCGGCCGCGGCACTGCGACCTTCGACGGCCTCTCGATTGCATGGGCTGCGATCGAGCATCTGCACGAGAGCAACCGCTGCCGCACGCTCTTCGCCACGCATTATCACGAGCTGACCGCGCTCTCGGCCAGGCTGCCGCGCATGTTCAACGCGACCGTGCGCGTGAAGGAGTGGCAGGGCAATGTCGTGTTCCTGCACGAGGTGCTGCCCGGCTCGGCCGATCGTTCCTACGGCATCCAGGTCGCCAAGCTCGCCGGCCTGCCGCCGGCGGTGATCAACCGCGCCAAATCGGTGCTGGCGAAACTCGAAGCCCAGGACCGCGGCCAGACCGCCCGCGCTCTCGCTGACGATCTCCCTCTGTTCGCAGTCCCCTCGCGCGCCGCCGCTGAAGCCGCGCCGCCGACCGAGGCCGAGCTGCTGATGGACGCGGTCAAGGCGCTGCACCCCGACGAGATGTCGCCGCGTGAGGCACTCGATGCGCTCTATGCGCTGAAGGCCAAGCTGCCGAAGCAGTAAAACGTGCCTCCGCAATCGTCATTGCGAGCGAAGCGACGACGGAGGCTAGTGAGGGAGCCGCTTCCGCCGTCCGTTCCACCACAGCGTCAGATTCCACGCGATGCAAGTGGCTAGCCCCATGCTCAGCCCGATCACCGAGCCGAAATTGGCGGCGCCGACATGCAGCACGGCGATCGCCATCCCGAAACCGAGCAAGCCCCAGGCCGAGTTGGCGAGCACGGCGGCGGTCGGCGGCCCGCCGATGCGCGGGTGCAGGATCACCATCATGCTGGTGAAGACGATCGGGTAGAGCGCGATCACGCCGGAGACGCGCGGACCGACCCAGCCCGAGGTCGAGACCACGATCGCGACCAGCGTCGCGACGAGCGAGGCGCGGAATGGAATGTCGTACCAGCGGCGCGTCACCAGCGGCATCTTCACGTGGCGGTATTGCGCGAGCAGCGGAATGCAGATGGCGAAGGCGACCAGGTTGACGGCGAGCCCGGCCGTCAAGGTCCAGTCGAACAGGCGGATGATGGACGCCAGCACGATCCACACTGCGATTGCGCTTCCGACGCTCACGGCAAAGCTGTGCCGCTGCGCCAGCACGACATAGGTCAGCCCGAGGAAGATCGTCGCCGCGTTGACCGGAAGGCTCGACAGCGCGCCCTGGGCGATGAAGGCAGCGTCATGGTCGATCGCAAGGAAGACATAAGACGGCCCCGCCGAGATCGGCAGCGTCGCCACCAGCGCACCGATCACCGGGCCGGAGCGCTCGGTGATGACCGACGCCGACACCACGAAGGCGGCCGCAACCGCCATGCGCAGCAGAAGGAAGAGGATGGTGGACAGTTCGGCCGGCATTTTGTTCTTGTTGCCTTCCCTCAAGGGAAGGTGGCAGCTACATCCGCTGCATCGACACCGAAACCTTCGGGCCGTTCTTGATGGTCTGATAGACCACGCAATAGCGCTCGGTGAGTTTCAGCAGCAGATCGAGCTTGTCCTGCGGCGCGTCGGTGTCGACCTCGAAGCGCAGGCGTATCTCGGCGAAGCCGACCGGGGTCTCCTTGTCGACGCCGAGCGTGCCGCGGAAATCGAGGTCGCCCTCGGCATAGACGTTGCCGGTCTTGAGCGGGATCTCGACTGCGGTCGCGACCGATTTCAGCGTGACGCCGGCACAGGCGACCAGCGCTTCGAGCAGCATGTCGCCGGAGCAGAGCTCGAGGCCGGAGCCGCCGGTGGCCGGATGCAGGCCAGCCATCGCGATGGCACGGCCGGTCTCGACCTTGCAGGCGATGCCTTCGCTGTCGGTCGAGCCCTTGGCCTTCAGCGTGATCATCGCGGTCTTGGGGTCGGTCTTGTAGCGTTCCTTGATTGGGGCCTGCATCTGGCGCAGTTCTGCGGCGTCCATCTCGTTCTCTCCCGGAAAAATCGCTTCCCGATGTACCGGCTCAGAGCGCCATTGTCACCACCACATGGCCTGACCGGGACCCTGGGTTGCGTCCCGGTCGGGCACGTTGCGGTCAAGCGAACGGTCGAGTGATGTCAGCACACTTCGCTTGAAATTCTCGAACAACGGCGAATTGCGATCGCGCGGCCGGCCGAGATTGATTTCGATCTGGTCGAACAGCCGGCCCGGCCGTGGCCGCATCACCAGCACGCGGTCGGCCAGCACCACAGCCTCGTCGACATCATGTGTCACGAGGATCAAGGTCGGGCGCGTGTCGGCCCAGAGATCGAGCAGGTGATCCTGCAGGTCGCGGCGGGTGAAGGCATCGAGCGCCGAGAACGGCTCGTCGAGCAGCAGCACCTCGGGTTGCGGCACCAGCGCGCGTGCAATCGCGACGCGCTGCCCCTGCCCGCCGGAGAGCTCGCGCGGCCAGGCCTGCGCCTTGTCGGCGAGGCCAACGCGGGCGAGCGCGCGCGCGACCTTTTCGCGCCGCTCGGCCGCCGGGAGATCGGCAAGACCAAAGCCAATATTGTCGGCGACGCTGAGCCAGGGCAGCAGCCGCGGTTCCTGGAAGATGATGCCGATCTTGGCATGCGGCGAACTGATCGCCTCTCTGTCGAGCGTGACGGTGCCGGAGCTGGCGCGATCGAGGCCGGCGATGGCACGGAGCAGCGTGGACTTGCCGCAGCCGGAACCACCGATGATGGCGAGGATCTCGCCCTGTCTGATCTCGGCGGAGAAGCGCGCCAGCGCCTGCACGCCGTTGGGATAGGTCTTGCTGACCCGGTCGAGCGCCAGCATTGCCTCAAGCTCCCTTCGTGCGGGCGAAGGCATCCTGCCAGCGCAGGAATGGCGCGGCGGCGACCTCGATCAGCCAGTCGGTGAGCTTGCCGAGAATGGCGAAGATCACGATCGCGGCCATGATCTGCGCGGGCTTGCCCAGTTGCTGGCCGTCGAGCAGGAGATAACCGAGGCCTTCGGAGGCGCCGATCAGCTCGGCCGCGACCACGAACATCCAGCCGAGTCCAAGGCCGACGCGCAGCGACACGACATAGGCCGGCAGCACCGCGGGCAGCAGGATGCGGCGGATCATCGCGAACCCGGACAGCCGGAACACGCGGCCGACTTCGAAGATCTTGCGGTCGACCGAGAGGATCGCACCCATCACGCCGAGATAGACCGGGAAGAACACGCCAACCGCGATCAGCACGATCTTGGAGGTCTCGAAGATGCCGAGCCAGAGGATGAACAGCGGCACCCATGCCAGTGACGGGATCGCGCGCAGCGCCTGCACTGTCGGATCGAGCAGCCGGCGCGCCAGCGACCAATAGCCGGAGATGGCGCCCAGCAGCGTGCCCGCGACCACGCCAAACGCGAAGCCGAGACCGACGCGCCACAGCGTCGCGGCGATGTGCCGGACCAACTCACCGGAGCGGGCAAGATCGGCGATGGTGGCGAACACCCGCGAAGGCGGCGGCACCAGGCGCCCGTTGGACCAGCCGGACCAGACCACGAACTCCCAGCCAACCGCCAGCACCAATGGCAGCAGCAGACCCAGCATCGGCCGCGCGTAGCGCGACAGCCGCGAGGGCGCGGCGGCGCTCTCGGCCGTATCAGAGGATTGCTGCAAAACTGGCGCGTCGGAGATCATGGCCGGTAGGAAGCGCGTCTGGGGCGGGAATGCAATATTACTCTTGCCGCGGGCTACGGCCGCTCTCTTCCTTCTCCCCTTGTGGGAGAAGGTGGCGCGAAGCGCCGGATGAGGGGTTCGCTCCACTCGCACAACCGTTCGTGAGGATAGATACCCCTC encodes:
- the pcaF gene encoding 3-oxoadipyl-CoA thiolase; its protein translation is MRDVFICDAVRTPIGRFGGSLAKVRADDLAAAPIKALMAKHPNLDWAQVDEVFFGCANQAGEDNRNVARMALLLAGLPDSVPGQTLNRLCASGLDAVGAAGRAIRSGEIELAIAGGVESMTRAPFVMGKAQEAFSRSAEVFDTTIGWRFINPLLKAQYGVDAMPETGENVAEEFQVSRADQDAFAIRSQQRAGKAIAAGYFAEEIIPITIPGGKAGPITVDKDEHPRPETTLEGLAKLRPIVRNPGTVTAGNASGVNDGAAAMILASEAAVKKHGLTPRARILGLASAGVPPRIMGIGPVPATRKLMERLGKKITDFDLIELNEAFASQGIACMRQLGVADDADFVNPHGGAIALGHPLGMSGARLALTAVHGMEKRGGKLALATMCVGVGQGVAVAIEKLN
- the pcaG gene encoding protocatechuate 3,4-dioxygenase subunit alpha → MQDSVKPDGITPSQTVGPFFKYGMTPSGEYAWNDAFTNSTLTPDVSGDRVRIEGRVFDGDGALVPDAMLEIWQADAQGRYADPQDKRSLPNASFRGFARCGTDKDGNYSFDTVKPGVVPDPDGKPQAPHIVLAVFARGMLRHLYTRIYFSDEAGNAADPVLALVPADRRATLTAVREAGKAVYKLDLRLQGDNETVFFDV
- a CDS encoding OsmC family protein; amino-acid sequence: MDAAELRQMQAPIKERYKTDPKTAMITLKAKGSTDSEGIACKVETGRAIAMAGLHPATGGSGLELCSGDMLLEALVACAGVTLKSVATAVEIPLKTGNVYAEGDLDFRGTLGVDKETPVGFAEIRLRFEVDTDAPQDKLDLLLKLTERYCVVYQTIKNGPKVSVSMQRM
- the pcaH gene encoding protocatechuate 3,4-dioxygenase subunit beta produces the protein MTFIYPTGSNKAHPLPLSPEYKSSIKRAPNKPLIPMRHTLSELTGPVYGHETVREGDSDLTTQHNGEPLGERIIVHGHVRDEDGRGVPDSLVEIWQANACGRYIHVRDQHPAPLDPNFTGAGRTQSDASGYYRFVTIKPGAYPWGNHHNAWRPAHIHLSVFGHSFVTRLVTQMYFPGDPLFPFDPIFNSVPDEKARMRMVSSFDLENTKPEWALCYRFDIVLRGQNATPMETK
- a CDS encoding ABC transporter permease, whose protein sequence is MISDAPVLQQSSDTAESAAAPSRLSRYARPMLGLLLPLVLAVGWEFVVWSGWSNGRLVPPPSRVFATIADLARSGELVRHIAATLWRVGLGFAFGVVAGTLLGAISGYWSLARRLLDPTVQALRAIPSLAWVPLFILWLGIFETSKIVLIAVGVFFPVYLGVMGAILSVDRKIFEVGRVFRLSGFAMIRRILLPAVLPAYVVSLRVGLGLGWMFVVAAELIGASEGLGYLLLDGQQLGKPAQIMAAIVIFAILGKLTDWLIEVAAAPFLRWQDAFARTKGA
- a CDS encoding phosphotransferase, whose protein sequence is MTTSQLPAVAEPGYLTAALRKAGALDAGAVREVKVLHERDTVVSHIVRLGLRYVGESSGAPQSLIFKTPHADFAKTLANGGRHEVTFYAKLAPNMPRGLVPRCFDGRFDEEAPNWHLLLEDLTDSHEIATHWPLPPSREQTFAIVTTLARWHAAWWDHPDLGDTIGTWASPEDSAQHMETFAGHYDRFADLLGDRLSEERRILFRRLIDQSARLSERYHSRRHLSVTHGDAHTWNFLLPRAGTADTVRIFDFDLWDVNVPTNDLAYMMAMQWYPERRQALERSLLNLYHDTLLAGGITGYTRGALDRDYRWSVLWHITKPVWQWAINIPPVIWWNNLERVMMAVEDLGCEELL
- a CDS encoding ABC transporter ATP-binding protein encodes the protein MLALDRVSKTYPNGVQALARFSAEIRQGEILAIIGGSGCGKSTLLRAIAGLDRASSGTVTLDREAISSPHAKIGIIFQEPRLLPWLSVADNIGFGLADLPAAERREKVARALARVGLADKAQAWPRELSGGQGQRVAIARALVPQPEVLLLDEPFSALDAFTRRDLQDHLLDLWADTRPTLILVTHDVDEAVVLADRVLVMRPRPGRLFDQIEINLGRPRDRNSPLFENFKRSVLTSLDRSLDRNVPDRDATQGPGQAMWW
- the mutS gene encoding DNA mismatch repair protein MutS, producing the protein MTMQQPIPVPPPDDTPAPQAEAAARVTPMMEQYLEIKAAHQGLLLFYRMGDFYELFFEDAEIASKTLGIVLTKRGKHQGNDIPMCGVPVERSEDYLHRLISAGHRVAVCEQTEDPAAAKARGNKSVVRRGVVRLVTPGTLTEDTLLDARANNYLLAIARARSSAGGDRFGLAWIDISTAEFTVTECSHGELAATLARINPNEAIVTDALYSDNELGQTLRELPAVTPVTRDVFDGATAEKRLCDYFAVATMDGLAQLTRLEATAAAAAVTYVDRTQVGKHPPLSPPAREASGATMAIDPATRANLELTRTLAGERRGSLLDAIDCTVTSAGSRLLAQRLAAPLTDAPAIARRLDAVSAFVADSATREDIRSILRGAPDMSRALARLSVGRGGPRDLAGLRDGIIAADQVLGRLAELDQPPQEIAAVMAALQRPSRELAEEFATALDDQLPLIKRDGGFVRAGYEPALDEARNLRDASRLVVASMQARYADDAGVKGLKIRHNNVLGYFVEVTAQHGDKLMTAPLNATFIHRQTLAGQVRFTTSELGEIEAKIANAGDRALGLELEIFERLCAKAIEISDDLRAAAQGFALLDVATSLAKLAVDDNYVRPDVDDSLGFAIEAGRHPVVEQALKRNGEPFIANACDLSPGPAQKSGQLWLLTGPNMAGKSTFLRQNALIALLAQIGSFVPATRARIGIIDRLFSRVGAADDLARGRSTFMVEMVETAAILNQAGERALVILDEIGRGTATFDGLSIAWAAIEHLHESNRCRTLFATHYHELTALSARLPRMFNATVRVKEWQGNVVFLHEVLPGSADRSYGIQVAKLAGLPPAVINRAKSVLAKLEAQDRGQTARALADDLPLFAVPSRAAAEAAPPTEAELLMDAVKALHPDEMSPREALDALYALKAKLPKQ
- a CDS encoding dioxygenase encodes the protein MIIEREQDVTAAALAVMERTSDPRMRQIMISLVKHLHGFVRDVRLTEKEFRDATAIIAELGKLTTDTHNEVVLMAGSLGVSPLVCLLNNGDQGNTETDQSLLGPFWRLNSPRVENGGSIVRSQTPGAPLFVNGRVVDRDGRPVAGAEVDVWHASPVGLYENQDPEQADMNLRGKFTTDADGRFAFRSVMMIGYPIPTDGVVGRLLKAQSRHPYRPAHLHALIFKPGFKVLISQVYDPNDPHIDSDVQFGVTQALIGKFVRHETPHPAANDVSVPWYSLDHIYRLEAGEAVLPRAPIK